One Solibacillus sp. R5-41 DNA segment encodes these proteins:
- the argJ gene encoding bifunctional ornithine acetyltransferase/N-acetylglutamate synthase, translated as MVSTIEMKKLSSKNIVSPKGFKAAGIHCGIKHKKKDLAILVSEVPASVAGVFTTNAVQAAPIKVTKEVVYATKKMQAMIVNSGNANACTGKQGLADAYEMQQLAAQKLGIDSELIGVASTGVIGEIMKMEPIQKGIELLIPDSKLENGIDFAQAIMTTDTVMKNTTYATVIDGKEVLVSGSAKGSGMIEPNMATMLGFITTDANIESDELQKALSSVTDCTFNSITVDGDTSTNDTVIVMANGLAGNESLTPAHPEWENFYTVLRLVAEDLAKSIARDGEGATKLIEVEVDGAISDEEARKIAKTVVGSPLVKTAVFGCDANWGRIIAAVGYSGAHVDPEKITIKIGGATMVENGEPIKFSEEELIEILKQHEVKIYVSLEVGEGRGFAWGCDLTYDYVQINASYRS; from the coding sequence ATGGTATCAACAATTGAAATGAAAAAATTATCGAGTAAAAATATCGTTTCACCGAAAGGCTTCAAAGCAGCAGGAATTCATTGTGGCATCAAGCATAAGAAAAAAGATTTAGCAATTTTAGTCAGTGAGGTACCGGCAAGCGTTGCGGGTGTATTTACGACAAATGCTGTACAGGCGGCTCCGATCAAAGTTACGAAGGAAGTTGTGTATGCCACTAAAAAAATGCAAGCGATGATTGTTAACTCAGGAAATGCGAATGCTTGCACAGGAAAGCAAGGGTTGGCGGACGCGTATGAAATGCAACAGTTGGCAGCGCAAAAATTAGGCATTGATAGCGAATTAATCGGTGTAGCTTCTACGGGTGTTATTGGTGAAATTATGAAGATGGAGCCAATCCAAAAAGGCATTGAACTACTAATACCAGATTCAAAATTAGAAAATGGCATTGATTTTGCACAGGCAATTATGACGACGGATACGGTTATGAAAAATACGACGTACGCAACTGTAATTGATGGCAAAGAAGTGCTCGTTTCAGGCTCTGCAAAGGGTTCAGGAATGATTGAACCAAATATGGCGACGATGCTAGGCTTTATAACAACAGATGCCAATATTGAATCGGATGAATTACAAAAAGCATTATCGAGCGTGACGGATTGCACGTTTAATTCAATTACAGTGGATGGAGATACGTCAACGAATGATACAGTAATTGTGATGGCAAATGGCTTAGCAGGGAATGAATCGCTAACACCTGCACATCCAGAATGGGAAAACTTTTATACGGTACTACGTCTTGTAGCGGAAGATTTAGCTAAATCGATTGCTCGTGACGGAGAGGGTGCGACAAAATTAATTGAAGTCGAAGTAGACGGGGCAATTTCAGATGAAGAAGCAAGAAAAATTGCGAAAACAGTCGTTGGTTCACCACTTGTTAAAACAGCGGTCTTTGGCTGTGATGCAAACTGGGGACGTATTATCGCGGCAGTGGGATACTCGGGTGCACATGTAGATCCTGAAAAAATTACGATTAAAATTGGCGGTGCAACAATGGTCGAAAATGGCGAGCCAATTAAATTCTCAGAAGAAGAATTGATTGAAATTTTAAAGCAGCATGAAGTAAAAATTTATGTATCGCTAGAAGTTGGAGAAGGGCGCGGATTTGCATGGGGGTGTGATTTAACTTATGACTACGTTCAA
- the argC gene encoding N-acetyl-gamma-glutamyl-phosphate reductase, with protein sequence MKVGIIGATGYGGLELVRFLHNHKEVEDIALFTSSEEGTIFSAKFPHLTDLYNQPLQKIDYDALAKFDVVFASTPSGVSSNLFPPLVGVGPKLIDLSGDFRLKDVTSYETWYKKAAAPLETVKKSVYGLTEWNEQEIRQAELIANPGCYPTAVLLSLLPLIKSNLIDPSFLVIDAKSGVSGAGNKPSQLTHFSETNESFSIYKINEHQHIPEIEQAISMFAHVDTKITFNTHLVPMTRGILATSYAQVHAGTTQQQLVHCLKETYANHPFVRVIEEASSIGTNRVKGSNYCDISVKLDERTNRATIVGVIDNLVKGAAGQAIQNMNVQFGLPQKTGLDLIPYFI encoded by the coding sequence ATGAAAGTTGGAATTATTGGGGCTACTGGCTACGGTGGCTTAGAGTTAGTACGTTTTTTACATAATCATAAAGAAGTAGAAGATATTGCATTATTCACATCTTCGGAGGAAGGAACAATTTTTTCAGCAAAGTTTCCTCATTTAACAGATTTATATAATCAGCCATTACAAAAAATCGATTATGATGCATTAGCTAAGTTTGATGTGGTGTTTGCGAGTACACCATCTGGGGTATCTAGTAATCTATTTCCTCCATTAGTAGGCGTAGGACCAAAGCTTATTGATTTATCGGGAGATTTTCGTTTAAAAGATGTTACCAGTTATGAAACGTGGTATAAAAAGGCGGCAGCACCTCTAGAAACTGTGAAAAAAAGTGTGTATGGCTTAACAGAATGGAATGAACAGGAAATTAGGCAAGCAGAGCTCATCGCAAATCCAGGATGCTACCCGACTGCTGTATTACTATCCCTCTTGCCTTTAATTAAATCGAATTTGATTGATCCAAGTTTTTTGGTGATTGATGCAAAAAGTGGGGTTTCAGGGGCAGGGAATAAGCCATCTCAATTGACGCATTTTAGTGAAACCAATGAAAGCTTCTCCATTTATAAAATTAATGAACATCAGCATATTCCAGAAATTGAGCAGGCCATTTCAATGTTCGCGCATGTTGATACAAAAATTACATTTAACACACATTTAGTCCCGATGACGCGCGGAATTTTAGCCACGTCCTATGCCCAAGTTCACGCAGGTACTACACAGCAGCAATTAGTACATTGTTTAAAAGAAACGTATGCCAACCATCCATTTGTGCGAGTAATAGAAGAAGCATCTTCTATCGGAACGAACAGAGTGAAGGGGTCCAATTACTGTGATATTTCAGTAAAGCTAGATGAACGAACAAATCGTGCAACAATTGTTGGCGTCATTGACAATTTAGTCAAAGGGGCAGCAGGGCAAGCAATTCAAAATATGAACGTTCAGTTTGGATTACCACAAAAAACAGGATTGGATCTCATTCCGTATTTTATTTAG
- the acsA gene encoding acetate--CoA ligase: MGMKTLEKLAARPGEHSLINYEDTAATHDWENTEKAFSWYETGKVNIAYEAIDRHVDSHRKNKVALYYNDGVRKESYSFYDMKRNSNKAANVLKEKANLQRGDRLFIFMPRSPELYFSLLGALKMGVIVGPLFEAFMEGAVYDRLADSEAVSIVTTPSLLSRVPINKLPNLKTVFVVGENVEETDIIIDFNRNFKEASSNFEIEWMDKEDGSILHYTSGSTGAPKGVLHVHYAMVQQYQTAQWVLDLKENDIYWCTADPGWITGTAYGIFGPWLNGVTNVVVGGRFSPQAWYGAIEEYGVTVWYSAPTAFRMLMGAGPKALEQFNLSTVRHVLSVGEPLNPEVVRWGIETLNHRIHDTWWMTETGGHMICNYPSMDIKPGSMGKPVPGIFATIVDDQGDEVPPCTMGNLAIRRGWPAMMRQIWGNPERYESYFLKGEWYVSGDSAYMDEEGYFWFQGRVDDVIMTAGERIGPFEVESKLLEHPHILEAGVIGKPDPVRGEIIKAFVSLREGVEPSEALEAEIREFVKTGLSAHAAPREIEFKDKLPKTRSGKIMRRVLKAWELNLPTGDLSTMEE; the protein is encoded by the coding sequence ATGGGGATGAAAACATTGGAGAAATTAGCAGCACGTCCAGGGGAACATAGTTTAATAAACTATGAGGATACGGCAGCAACTCACGATTGGGAGAATACGGAGAAGGCTTTTTCTTGGTATGAAACGGGGAAGGTGAATATTGCGTATGAAGCAATAGACCGTCATGTAGATAGTCATCGGAAAAATAAAGTCGCACTTTATTATAATGATGGTGTACGTAAAGAGTCGTATTCATTTTATGATATGAAGCGCAACTCAAATAAAGCGGCAAATGTTTTAAAAGAGAAGGCTAATTTACAAAGGGGTGATCGCCTATTTATTTTTATGCCACGCTCACCAGAATTATATTTTAGTTTGCTTGGCGCATTAAAAATGGGCGTGATTGTTGGTCCGTTATTCGAAGCGTTTATGGAAGGTGCGGTATATGACCGGTTGGCTGATAGTGAGGCGGTTTCGATTGTGACAACACCATCATTGCTAAGTCGTGTTCCAATCAATAAATTACCAAACTTAAAAACGGTTTTCGTTGTTGGGGAGAACGTCGAAGAAACCGATATAATTATTGATTTTAATCGTAATTTTAAAGAAGCCTCTTCAAACTTTGAAATTGAATGGATGGATAAGGAAGATGGCTCTATTTTACATTATACATCGGGTTCTACTGGGGCACCAAAAGGCGTGTTACATGTACATTATGCGATGGTACAACAATATCAAACAGCACAGTGGGTACTCGATTTAAAAGAGAATGATATTTATTGGTGTACAGCGGATCCAGGCTGGATTACAGGTACGGCATATGGTATTTTTGGTCCTTGGTTAAATGGTGTCACGAATGTAGTTGTCGGTGGTCGCTTTAGTCCACAAGCTTGGTATGGTGCCATTGAGGAATATGGTGTTACTGTATGGTATAGCGCACCGACTGCATTCCGAATGCTAATGGGTGCAGGTCCAAAAGCGCTTGAGCAGTTTAATCTTTCAACGGTACGCCATGTTTTATCGGTTGGGGAGCCGTTAAATCCAGAGGTTGTACGATGGGGGATTGAAACGCTAAATCATCGTATACATGATACATGGTGGATGACAGAAACAGGCGGGCATATGATTTGTAATTATCCTTCCATGGATATTAAGCCAGGTTCGATGGGGAAACCGGTACCTGGAATTTTTGCAACAATTGTGGATGACCAAGGAGATGAAGTACCACCTTGTACAATGGGGAATTTAGCAATTCGTAGAGGATGGCCGGCAATGATGCGTCAAATTTGGGGCAATCCAGAACGTTATGAATCTTACTTCTTAAAAGGAGAATGGTATGTCTCTGGAGACTCCGCTTATATGGATGAGGAAGGTTATTTTTGGTTCCAGGGTCGAGTGGATGATGTCATTATGACTGCGGGTGAACGTATTGGTCCATTTGAGGTAGAAAGCAAATTACTCGAGCATCCACATATTTTAGAGGCGGGTGTTATTGGGAAGCCTGATCCGGTGCGCGGGGAAATTATAAAGGCGTTTGTTTCATTACGTGAAGGGGTAGAACCTTCAGAAGCATTAGAAGCAGAAATTCGTGAATTTGTTAAAACGGGATTGTCTGCACATGCGGCTCCAAGAGAAATCGAATTTAAGGACAAGCTGCCAAAAACACGGAGCGGAAAAATTATGCGTCGTGTATTAAAAGCATGGGAACTAAATCTCCCAACTGGTGATCTTTCAACAATGGAAGAGTAA
- a CDS encoding GNAT family N-acetyltransferase — protein MEHIKIFYSIEENTKNGKVLIEGPVPSEILATYELHEDLKAFRPSKQQHEALIGIAQLDEGRIIVIRQNSLVVGYVTYLYPDPLERWAEDRIPNMIELGAIEVIPSFRGTGAGKKLLEVSFMDDALEDYLVITTEYYWHWDLKGTGLSVWDYRNMMERMMSSAKFEYYATDDPEITSHPANCLMARTGSRVQAETLERFDRLRFKSRFMY, from the coding sequence ATGGAGCACATTAAAATTTTTTACAGTATTGAAGAAAATACAAAAAACGGTAAAGTTTTAATTGAAGGTCCTGTTCCCTCTGAGATATTAGCTACTTACGAATTACACGAAGACCTCAAAGCATTTAGACCTTCCAAGCAACAACATGAAGCACTCATCGGAATTGCCCAACTTGACGAAGGACGTATTATCGTCATTCGGCAAAATAGCCTTGTCGTCGGCTATGTAACCTATCTTTATCCCGACCCGCTCGAGCGCTGGGCAGAAGATCGAATTCCCAATATGATTGAACTTGGAGCGATTGAGGTGATTCCATCCTTCCGTGGAACAGGCGCTGGAAAGAAATTACTTGAAGTGTCGTTCATGGATGACGCTTTAGAAGATTATTTAGTTATTACGACCGAATATTACTGGCACTGGGATTTGAAAGGTACTGGTTTATCCGTTTGGGATTACCGTAATATGATGGAGCGGATGATGAGCTCTGCTAAATTTGAATATTATGCAACAGATGACCCAGAAATTACTTCTCATCCAGCAAACTGCTTAATGGCACGTACTGGCTCACGAGTTCAAGCTGAGACGCTTGAACGTTTTGACAGACTTCGTTTTAAAAGTCGTTTCATGTATTAA
- a CDS encoding acetoin utilization AcuB family protein, which translates to MIVEEIMNTEVHTLSPENTIREASRLMREKKFRHLPIIDEHKSVIGIITERDIKNVLPAREEPDSSLFDAPIESIMTKNPIVGHPLDFVEEIALIFYESKISCMPIVTAGELVGIVTTTDLLYTYIELTGTHKPGSKIDIRVTDKPGVLFEISKIFNDHKANVLSVLVYPDGESANTRILSVRLQVINPLSIIEDLRQQGYNVLWPNLPGVTL; encoded by the coding sequence ATGATTGTCGAAGAGATTATGAATACCGAAGTACATACACTATCGCCTGAAAATACAATTCGAGAAGCCTCTCGTTTAATGCGTGAAAAAAAATTCCGCCATTTACCGATTATCGACGAGCACAAGAGCGTAATTGGTATTATTACAGAGCGTGATATTAAAAATGTTTTACCTGCTCGTGAGGAGCCAGATTCTTCATTATTTGATGCACCCATCGAAAGTATTATGACGAAAAATCCAATTGTTGGCCATCCTTTAGATTTCGTCGAGGAAATTGCCCTTATTTTTTATGAATCTAAAATTAGCTGCATGCCGATTGTGACAGCAGGCGAGCTTGTAGGTATCGTCACAACTACGGACTTGCTATATACCTATATCGAATTAACAGGCACTCATAAACCAGGCTCTAAAATTGATATTCGTGTCACAGACAAGCCCGGAGTGTTATTTGAGATTTCGAAAATATTTAATGATCATAAAGCCAACGTTTTAAGTGTTTTGGTATATCCAGATGGTGAAAGCGCTAATACGCGTATTTTAAGTGTCCGATTACAAGTAATTAACCCACTCTCAATTATTGAAGATTTACGTCAGCAGGGCTACAATGTGCTCTGGCCAAATCTCCCTGGCGTTACGCTATGA
- a CDS encoding acetoin utilization protein AcuC has protein sequence MKKAVFVYSPDQLNYKFSDTHPFNHKRLHLTIDLLKNINALSDDDIIPARMATDEEIALAHDPKYIEIVKKAGHGELTAKQGEPFGIGTEDTPMFQNMHEASALLVGGTLQAVDYVLQGKAQHALNLGGGLHHGFRGRASGFCIYNDSSVAIKYIQEKYGLRVLYVDTDAHHGDGVQWSFYDDPNVCTLSIHETGRYLFPGTGNITERGNGEGYGTSFNFPVDAFTEDESFLEIYEQSMREVFEFFKPDVVLTQNGADAHYFDPLTHLYGTMNIYKEIPKLAHKLAHEYCGGRWIAVGGGGYDIWRVVPRAWSYIWTEMTDQQEPAGPLPQAWLDKWQAESPVPLIPTWNDPFPLYEAIPRKAEIQEKNAQMLAKALHMIRTEKNRS, from the coding sequence ATGAAAAAAGCAGTTTTTGTTTATTCGCCAGACCAATTAAATTACAAATTTTCGGACACACACCCTTTCAACCATAAACGATTACACTTAACAATTGATTTATTAAAAAATATTAACGCATTGAGCGATGATGATATTATTCCTGCACGTATGGCCACAGATGAAGAAATTGCACTAGCTCATGATCCGAAATATATTGAAATTGTCAAAAAAGCAGGTCACGGGGAATTAACTGCTAAGCAAGGAGAGCCTTTCGGAATCGGGACGGAAGATACGCCCATGTTCCAAAATATGCATGAGGCAAGTGCACTGCTTGTAGGAGGTACTCTCCAAGCAGTGGATTATGTTTTACAAGGAAAAGCACAGCACGCGCTCAATCTTGGCGGTGGTTTGCACCATGGTTTCCGTGGTCGTGCTTCTGGATTTTGTATTTATAACGACAGCAGTGTCGCTATAAAATATATTCAAGAAAAGTATGGTCTACGTGTTTTATATGTGGATACCGACGCACATCATGGTGACGGGGTGCAATGGTCATTTTATGATGACCCCAATGTTTGTACATTGTCCATTCATGAAACAGGTCGCTATTTATTTCCAGGTACAGGGAATATTACCGAGCGAGGCAATGGTGAAGGTTATGGTACTTCTTTTAACTTCCCTGTCGATGCATTTACCGAGGATGAAAGCTTCTTAGAAATATATGAGCAATCGATGCGTGAAGTATTCGAATTTTTTAAACCCGATGTTGTGCTCACACAAAATGGCGCAGATGCACATTATTTTGATCCGCTCACACACTTATACGGAACGATGAATATTTATAAAGAAATTCCAAAGCTTGCCCATAAACTCGCTCATGAATATTGCGGGGGAAGATGGATCGCAGTTGGTGGGGGTGGCTATGATATTTGGCGCGTTGTTCCCCGTGCCTGGTCTTATATTTGGACGGAAATGACAGATCAACAAGAACCTGCCGGGCCATTGCCACAAGCTTGGCTAGATAAATGGCAAGCCGAATCTCCCGTACCGTTAATTCCGACTTGGAATGACCCATTTCCCCTCTATGAAGCGATTCCTCGAAAGGCGGAAATTCAAGAAAAAAACGCCCAAATGCTTGCAAAGGCGCTACATATGATACGTACTGAAAAAAATCGATCATAG
- a CDS encoding universal stress protein, which translates to MYKHILLAVDGSDNSFRAAQDAVNIATSNTLIEIISVISTEGITSQAAHAGTLDNLEQNYRTKFAREEQFIKNNHANYKVVITHGHAGRMISKYANDNKVNLVVIGCRGLNPMHEMVFGSVSTYVTKNANCSTLLVK; encoded by the coding sequence ATGTATAAACATATTTTACTTGCAGTTGATGGTTCTGACAATTCATTCCGCGCAGCACAGGATGCAGTGAATATTGCAACATCTAATACTTTAATCGAAATTATTTCTGTTATATCAACAGAAGGAATTACTTCACAAGCAGCTCACGCAGGTACTTTAGATAACTTAGAACAAAATTACCGCACTAAGTTTGCCAGAGAGGAACAATTCATTAAAAATAATCATGCCAACTATAAAGTCGTTATTACTCATGGTCATGCAGGTCGTATGATTTCAAAATACGCGAACGACAATAAAGTGAATTTAGTTGTCATCGGTTGTCGCGGATTAAACCCAATGCACGAAATGGTATTTGGCAGTGTGAGTACATATGTAACGAAAAATGCGAACTGTTCGACTTTACTAGTAAAATAA
- the ccpA gene encoding catabolite control protein A — translation MTVTIYDVAREANVSMATVSRVVNGNQNVKPATRKKVLDVIERLEYRPNAVARGLASKKTTSVGVIIPDISNNLNAELARGIEDIATMYRYNIILANSDQNEEKELTLLDTMLGKQVDGIVIMSDEVTENIQRAVEACSVPIVLAGSISLTEKVASVNIDYYTATYEAIQLFIEHGHKRIAFVSGPLKHTVNGQQKLQAYLDVLQEAGIELDDSLIVAGEDSYDDGLEGWETLSQLENPPTAIFVGNDELAIGLVHGMQDSGKQVPEDIEVISFGNSKLARMVRPQLTSVVLPLYDIGAVAMRLLTKYMNKEEVEVQKVILPHRIEMRDSIQK, via the coding sequence TTGACTGTCACAATTTATGATGTTGCACGTGAGGCAAATGTGTCAATGGCAACGGTGTCTCGAGTAGTAAATGGTAATCAAAATGTAAAGCCTGCAACAAGAAAGAAAGTATTAGATGTAATTGAACGACTAGAGTATCGTCCAAATGCTGTAGCACGTGGTTTGGCAAGTAAAAAAACAACATCAGTAGGAGTCATCATCCCTGATATTTCAAATAATTTAAATGCAGAGTTAGCGAGAGGGATTGAAGATATCGCAACGATGTATCGATATAATATTATTCTGGCCAATTCAGACCAAAACGAAGAAAAAGAGTTAACACTTTTAGATACAATGCTTGGCAAACAAGTAGATGGCATTGTCATAATGAGTGATGAAGTAACAGAAAATATTCAACGAGCAGTTGAAGCATGCTCTGTACCAATCGTTTTAGCGGGTTCCATTAGTTTAACAGAAAAAGTGGCATCAGTTAATATTGATTATTACACAGCAACGTATGAAGCGATTCAATTATTTATTGAGCATGGTCATAAACGAATTGCATTTGTTTCAGGTCCATTAAAACATACAGTCAATGGTCAGCAAAAGTTACAGGCTTATTTGGATGTATTGCAAGAGGCTGGAATTGAGCTAGATGATTCATTAATCGTTGCAGGGGAAGATTCCTATGATGATGGTTTAGAAGGATGGGAAACGTTAAGCCAACTAGAAAATCCACCAACTGCTATATTTGTAGGAAATGATGAGTTAGCAATTGGTCTTGTCCACGGCATGCAAGATAGCGGAAAACAAGTACCTGAAGATATAGAAGTAATTAGCTTTGGAAACTCGAAACTTGCCCGCATGGTTCGCCCACAGCTAACAAGTGTCGTTTTACCGCTTTACGATATCGGAGCTGTTGCGATGCGTCTATTAACGAAGTATATGAATAAAGAAGAAGTAGAAGTTCAAAAGGTCATTCTGCCTCATCGAATTGAAATGCGCGACTCCATTCAAAAATAA
- a CDS encoding MarR family winged helix-turn-helix transcriptional regulator produces the protein MEKKSIFQLIHTVEQMNNEYIIRFTKRYPYPIGVSPILVLAELRTKGPRKQVELAEVLGYTKGAMTSIANKLVSLDLAERMYDETDRRIIQLRITEKGNEAFLMAQKIGEEMYMELYKIFTPEEIATYLSLQQKLLSNAKKNIRN, from the coding sequence ATGGAAAAAAAGAGTATTTTTCAATTAATTCATACAGTTGAGCAAATGAATAATGAATACATTATCCGTTTCACCAAAAGATATCCTTATCCAATCGGCGTATCACCCATTTTAGTATTAGCCGAGCTAAGAACTAAGGGGCCAAGGAAACAAGTAGAACTAGCAGAAGTGCTCGGTTATACAAAAGGCGCTATGACAAGCATTGCAAATAAATTAGTATCGCTTGATTTAGCGGAGCGGATGTATGATGAAACAGATCGCCGAATCATTCAACTTCGTATAACAGAAAAAGGGAACGAAGCTTTTCTTATGGCACAAAAAATTGGTGAAGAGATGTATATGGAGTTATACAAAATATTTACTCCAGAAGAAATCGCAACCTATTTATCATTACAACAAAAGTTATTGAGCAATGCGAAAAAGAACATTCGAAATTAA
- a CDS encoding SDR family NAD(P)-dependent oxidoreductase, whose product MKLQDKVVIITGGAGGIGGGMANAMAKEGAIIAIVDLNEETGKAMEAELQKISPKSMFIQANLTDRENLPKIIDIVIAQYGKLDVLVNNAHASRQVSLEEATQADLDLSFNTGFYPTFYLMQAAYPHLKATEGNIINFASGAGLNGHVTQGVYAAAKEAIRGISRVAANEWGKDGINVNLISPIAESPGVRAWAEAQPDYYQEVLSKIPLGRFGHIEEDIGRVAVFLASEDSQYITGQTIMVDGGSIMLR is encoded by the coding sequence ATGAAATTACAAGATAAAGTTGTTATTATTACTGGCGGTGCTGGTGGTATTGGTGGCGGTATGGCAAATGCAATGGCAAAAGAAGGCGCAATTATAGCAATCGTTGATTTAAATGAAGAAACAGGTAAAGCGATGGAAGCGGAATTACAAAAAATTTCTCCAAAATCAATGTTTATTCAAGCGAACTTAACTGACCGCGAAAACCTACCGAAAATTATTGATATAGTAATTGCGCAATACGGTAAATTAGATGTATTAGTAAACAATGCACATGCATCACGTCAAGTAAGTCTTGAAGAAGCAACTCAAGCAGATTTAGATTTATCATTTAATACAGGTTTCTACCCAACATTTTACTTAATGCAAGCAGCATACCCGCACTTAAAAGCAACTGAAGGTAATATTATTAACTTTGCTTCTGGTGCTGGTCTAAATGGTCACGTTACACAAGGTGTTTATGCAGCAGCAAAAGAGGCGATTCGCGGGATCTCTCGTGTTGCAGCAAATGAATGGGGTAAAGATGGAATTAATGTTAACTTAATTAGTCCGATCGCAGAATCTCCAGGAGTTCGCGCATGGGCAGAGGCACAACCTGATTATTACCAAGAAGTATTATCGAAAATTCCTTTAGGTCGTTTCGGTCATATCGAAGAAGATATCGGTCGTGTTGCAGTATTCTTAGCAAGCGAGGATTCACAATATATCACTGGTCAAACAATTATGGTAGATGGTGGGTCAATTATGTTAAGATAA
- a CDS encoding bifunctional 3-deoxy-7-phosphoheptulonate synthase/chorismate mutase, which yields MGQQDLESLRSQIDDLNLEILRLINERASVVEEIGKIKEKQGVNRYDPLRERHMLDLIKKNNNGPLNQMTVDFIFKQIFKTALKQLEAEKKKELLVSRKEKSEDTVINVNGELIGSGAPSFVFGPCAVESYEQVAAVAATIKEKGLKLIRGGAYKPRTSPYDFQGLGLDGLKILKQVSDEYGLGVITEIVTPSDLDHALDYIDVIQIGARNMQNFELLKAAGATNKPVLLKRGLAATIDEFIHAAEYIMSKGNENIILCERGIRTYEKATRNTLDISAVPILKQETHLPVMVDVTHSTGRRDLLLPCAKAAIAIGADGVMAEVHPDPSIALSDQQQQMDIPTFNAFYEEIQKFMRQYEVSK from the coding sequence ATGGGTCAACAAGATTTAGAAAGCTTACGTAGTCAGATCGACGATTTAAACTTAGAAATTTTACGTTTAATTAATGAACGTGCCTCAGTAGTTGAAGAAATTGGTAAAATTAAAGAAAAGCAAGGCGTTAATCGATACGATCCGCTACGTGAACGTCACATGCTGGACTTAATAAAAAAGAATAATAACGGTCCTTTAAATCAAATGACGGTTGATTTTATTTTCAAGCAAATCTTCAAGACAGCGTTAAAACAACTTGAAGCTGAAAAGAAAAAAGAGCTCCTTGTTTCACGAAAAGAAAAGTCAGAAGATACTGTCATTAATGTGAACGGCGAATTAATTGGTTCTGGGGCACCTTCCTTTGTATTCGGACCATGTGCAGTTGAGTCATACGAGCAAGTAGCAGCGGTTGCCGCAACAATTAAAGAAAAAGGCTTAAAACTAATTCGTGGTGGTGCATACAAACCACGTACATCACCATATGATTTCCAAGGTTTAGGCTTAGATGGTTTGAAAATTTTAAAACAAGTTTCAGATGAATACGGTTTAGGGGTTATTACAGAAATCGTAACGCCATCGGACTTAGATCATGCGTTAGATTACATTGATGTGATCCAAATTGGTGCGCGTAATATGCAAAACTTTGAGCTATTAAAGGCAGCAGGTGCTACGAATAAGCCGGTATTATTAAAACGTGGCTTAGCGGCTACAATTGATGAATTCATCCATGCTGCGGAATACATTATGTCAAAGGGCAATGAAAACATTATCCTTTGTGAACGCGGTATTCGTACGTACGAAAAAGCAACACGTAATACATTAGATATTTCAGCTGTGCCTATTTTAAAGCAAGAAACACATTTACCGGTAATGGTAGACGTAACGCACTCTACAGGTCGTCGTGATTTATTATTACCATGTGCAAAAGCGGCAATTGCAATTGGTGCAGACGGTGTTATGGCAGAAGTACACCCTGATCCTTCAATTGCACTATCTGATCAACAACAACAAATGGACATCCCAACGTTCAATGCTTTCTATGAAGAAATTCAAAAATTCATGAGGCAATATGAAGTATCAAAATAA